The proteins below are encoded in one region of Limnochorda pilosa:
- a CDS encoding CDP-alcohol phosphatidyltransferase family protein, producing the protein MRDHGTLQPQAAPGLTQREQAARDRLLGALVDHLPPGVTPNRLTWLRIALVLIAFILYLRRASLAWQLGVILTAACTDFIDGPLARRRGLTGLQGARLDQRADTLLGVWLGVLSILEAGVPLPILVGLVAGQVAVWGTDYGSRRAVLSGLVVGRGAVPLPSFASRLQFVLVLAGFSLLLTQAGFGWATRRLGEWLLIAAVGSAGVQAVRNLERKPAA; encoded by the coding sequence ATGAGGGATCACGGAACGCTGCAGCCGCAGGCCGCGCCCGGCCTCACCCAGCGCGAGCAGGCGGCACGCGACCGCCTGCTCGGCGCCCTGGTGGATCACCTGCCCCCGGGCGTCACACCCAACCGCCTCACGTGGCTCCGCATTGCCCTGGTTCTCATCGCGTTCATCCTTTACCTGCGACGGGCGTCCCTTGCATGGCAGCTGGGCGTCATCCTGACCGCAGCCTGCACGGACTTCATCGACGGGCCCCTGGCTCGCCGGCGAGGGCTCACCGGCCTGCAGGGCGCACGGCTCGATCAGCGGGCCGACACGCTTCTGGGCGTATGGCTGGGGGTGCTGAGCATCCTGGAAGCAGGCGTTCCGCTCCCCATCCTGGTGGGTCTGGTGGCCGGGCAGGTGGCCGTTTGGGGGACCGACTACGGCTCCCGCCGCGCGGTGCTCTCGGGGCTGGTGGTGGGCCGGGGAGCCGTACCCCTCCCATCCTTCGCCAGCCGGCTCCAGTTCGTCCTGGTGCTGGCGGGCTTCTCGCTCCTGCTCACCCAAGCGGGCTTCGGCTGGGCTACCCGCCGGCTGGGCGAGTGGCTGCTCATCGCCGCCGTGGGGTCGGCCGGGGTACAGGCGGTCCGGAACCTGGAGCGGAAGCCGGCAGCCTAG
- a CDS encoding ABC transporter permease codes for MAVAQDPAPTGPSEGLPLKLHLLRVAAWLGWQHDSNWANPILFALYSVVRPLATMLILVFMFLVVSRQPLGGGTFPAIYLGNAFWMFVGQILMGVSWTIMEDREFYQMIRYILLAAPGLAWYLVGRAAAKLAVTTVAVGVALLAGKLVLGVDLVGPAGLGGWLYFLTALLAGLAVTVAMGLGLAGTMMRVARHGTFYSESVAGALYLFTATVFPLEVLPDWAQALGLAIPQTYWMEALRRSLLPGAAGFSPTLAALSPGEVLMRLVLTGAIFAVLSWAFFVRSEEWARARGELDVVTEH; via the coding sequence ATGGCAGTAGCACAGGATCCCGCGCCCACGGGACCCTCGGAGGGGCTTCCCCTGAAGCTCCACCTCCTGCGGGTGGCCGCCTGGCTCGGCTGGCAGCACGACAGCAACTGGGCGAATCCCATCCTCTTCGCCCTGTACTCGGTGGTGCGCCCTCTCGCGACCATGCTGATCCTGGTTTTCATGTTCCTGGTGGTCTCCCGGCAGCCGCTCGGAGGGGGAACGTTCCCAGCCATCTACCTGGGGAACGCCTTCTGGATGTTCGTGGGGCAGATCCTCATGGGCGTGAGCTGGACCATCATGGAGGACCGGGAGTTCTACCAGATGATCCGCTACATCCTCCTCGCGGCCCCCGGCCTCGCCTGGTACCTGGTGGGGCGGGCCGCGGCCAAGCTCGCGGTGACGACCGTGGCCGTGGGTGTGGCGCTGCTGGCGGGGAAGCTGGTGCTGGGAGTGGACCTGGTGGGCCCGGCAGGTCTGGGTGGGTGGCTCTACTTCCTCACGGCGCTTCTGGCCGGGTTGGCGGTGACGGTCGCCATGGGTCTGGGCCTGGCCGGCACCATGATGCGGGTGGCCCGGCACGGCACCTTCTACAGCGAGTCCGTGGCGGGGGCGCTCTACCTCTTCACCGCCACGGTCTTCCCCCTGGAGGTGCTGCCGGACTGGGCCCAGGCCCTGGGGCTGGCCATCCCGCAGACCTACTGGATGGAGGCCCTCCGCCGCAGCCTGCTGCCGGGTGCTGCCGGCTTCAGCCCCACCCTGGCTGCCCTCTCGCCGGGCGAGGTGCTGATGCGGCTGGTGCTCACTGGAGCGATCTTCGCCGTCCTCTCCTGGGCCTTCTTCGTCCGGTCCGAGGAATGGGCCCGTGCACGAGGAGAGCTGGACGTGGTGACCGAACACTGA
- the lepB gene encoding signal peptidase I, whose amino-acid sequence MDRESLVEWVRSFALAGVVALFIVTFVARPYVVEGRSMEPTLHDRDRLIVEKLSYRFSDPHQGDIVVLRSPMEPGRRLIKRVIGLPGDQVSISLGKVWVNGRALDEPYVDATVTGFMPPRQVPADSYFVMGDNRHPQMSLDSRTFGFVERDALEGRAIVRFWPITAVSLVTAAATAR is encoded by the coding sequence GTGGACCGGGAAAGCCTCGTGGAATGGGTTCGCAGTTTCGCCCTGGCAGGTGTGGTAGCCCTATTCATCGTCACGTTCGTCGCACGCCCGTACGTGGTGGAGGGCCGGTCCATGGAACCGACGCTCCACGACCGCGATCGGCTCATCGTGGAGAAGCTGAGCTACCGCTTCTCGGACCCGCACCAGGGCGACATCGTGGTGCTTCGAAGCCCCATGGAGCCCGGGCGGAGGCTGATCAAGCGCGTCATCGGACTGCCCGGCGACCAGGTCTCCATCTCCCTGGGCAAGGTCTGGGTGAACGGCCGGGCCCTCGACGAGCCCTACGTGGACGCGACCGTCACCGGATTCATGCCTCCCAGGCAGGTTCCGGCCGACTCCTACTTCGTCATGGGCGACAACCGGCACCCGCAGATGTCCCTGGACAGCCGAACCTTCGGTTTCGTGGAACGGGACGCCCTGGAGGGGCGCGCCATCGTCCGGTTCTGGCCCATCACCGCCGTAAGCCTGGTGACCGCCGCGGCCACGGCCCGCTGA
- a CDS encoding glycoside hydrolase family 130 protein has product MARPNHYRASDLFQRYDGNPILTPAQWPYPVNAVFNPAAARLGGETLLLCRVEDLRGFSHLTLARSRDGRTGWRIDPQPTLESSPEYREEHWGLEDPRITWLEEEGHFAVTYVSFSRGGPLVSLITTRDFQSFERVGPLLPPEDKDAALFPRRFKGRYALIHRPIIRGEAHVWISFSPDLKHWGDHRILIPVRPGWWDCHRVGLGPQPIETPEGWLILYHGVRLTASGSVYRIGLALLDLEEPWRLVRRSDQWVFGPREPYERIGDVSDVTFPSGALVDPATDELRVYYGAADTSVGLATAPFREVRAYLQTCPAPDPDPC; this is encoded by the coding sequence ATGGCGCGCCCGAACCACTACCGTGCAAGCGACCTCTTCCAGAGGTACGACGGGAACCCGATCCTCACCCCGGCCCAGTGGCCCTACCCTGTCAACGCCGTCTTCAACCCCGCCGCCGCCCGGCTGGGCGGCGAGACGTTGCTGCTCTGCCGTGTGGAGGACCTGAGGGGCTTCTCGCACCTGACCCTGGCCCGCAGCCGGGACGGGCGCACCGGCTGGCGCATCGATCCCCAGCCGACGCTGGAGAGCAGCCCCGAGTACCGGGAGGAGCACTGGGGCCTCGAGGATCCCCGCATCACCTGGCTCGAGGAGGAAGGTCACTTCGCGGTCACCTACGTCTCCTTCTCGCGCGGCGGGCCCCTGGTCTCGCTGATCACGACCCGCGACTTCCAAAGCTTCGAGCGGGTCGGCCCGCTGCTCCCGCCCGAGGACAAGGACGCGGCCCTCTTCCCCCGGCGCTTCAAGGGCCGCTATGCCCTGATCCACCGGCCCATCATCCGGGGAGAGGCCCACGTCTGGATCTCCTTCTCACCGGACCTGAAGCACTGGGGTGACCACCGGATCCTCATTCCCGTGCGCCCCGGCTGGTGGGACTGCCACCGGGTGGGTCTGGGTCCTCAGCCTATCGAGACGCCGGAGGGTTGGCTCATCCTTTACCACGGGGTACGGCTGACGGCCTCGGGCAGCGTCTACCGCATCGGCCTCGCGCTCCTGGACCTGGAGGAGCCCTGGCGCCTCGTCCGGCGGAGCGACCAGTGGGTCTTCGGCCCCCGGGAGCCCTACGAGCGCATCGGCGACGTGAGCGACGTCACCTTCCCCTCCGGCGCACTGGTGGACCCGGCCACCGACGAGCTGCGGGTTTACTACGGCGCCGCCGACACCAGCGTGGGGCTGGCCACGGCGCCGTTCCGGGAGGTCCGGGCCTACCTGCAGACCTGCCCCGCACCCGATCCCGACCCGTGCTGA
- a CDS encoding ABC transporter ATP-binding protein: MAGPSIRTEDLVRRYDPQKRALRLGRFRRGRDRDEAERAQAPVLALAGVSLEVREGELFGLLGPNGAGKTTLIKILSTLLLPTSGRAWVDGLDVTRDVYAVRRRINMVSGGETSGYGILTVRENLWLFSQLYGVPSQEALARIDRLLDVVELAEKAGAKMNRLSTGQRQKLNFARGFVSDPKVLFLDEPTLGLDVGVARRIRAFVRQWVHERPGRTLLLTTHYMAEADELCDRVAIIDRGRVLACDTPSRLKRQVESDTLVRLELAWTPGADAEEAVRAVRGIPEVVRVGSAEDAASGHTRLDLILRNEAAIDPVFRHLAGNGGRVLSFSKAEPTLEDVFLKLVGRRLTEGTPGSPSGTRNGQGTGDLASGSSGATVAGAGEAASSADGEAPGTERDQETARAEGGWPT, encoded by the coding sequence TTGGCAGGACCCAGCATTCGAACAGAAGACCTGGTGCGCCGGTACGATCCCCAGAAACGTGCGCTGAGGCTCGGGCGCTTTCGGCGGGGACGGGACCGCGACGAGGCTGAGCGAGCGCAGGCTCCGGTGCTGGCCCTGGCCGGGGTGAGCCTGGAGGTGCGGGAGGGTGAGCTGTTCGGCCTCCTGGGGCCCAACGGGGCGGGCAAGACCACGCTCATCAAGATCCTCTCCACCTTGCTGCTCCCCACCTCGGGCCGAGCCTGGGTGGACGGGCTCGACGTCACCCGGGACGTTTACGCGGTGCGCCGACGCATCAACATGGTCTCGGGCGGCGAGACGTCGGGCTACGGCATCCTCACCGTGCGGGAGAACCTCTGGCTATTCTCGCAGCTCTATGGCGTGCCCAGCCAGGAGGCCCTGGCCCGCATCGACCGCCTGCTGGACGTGGTAGAGCTGGCTGAGAAGGCCGGTGCGAAGATGAACCGCCTCTCCACGGGCCAGCGGCAGAAGCTGAACTTCGCCCGGGGGTTCGTGAGCGATCCGAAGGTGCTCTTCCTGGATGAGCCCACCCTGGGGCTGGACGTCGGCGTCGCGCGGCGCATCCGGGCCTTCGTGCGGCAGTGGGTGCATGAGCGGCCTGGACGGACGCTGCTCCTGACGACCCACTACATGGCCGAGGCCGACGAGCTCTGCGACCGGGTGGCCATCATCGACCGGGGCCGGGTGCTGGCCTGCGATACGCCCTCCCGGCTGAAGCGACAGGTGGAGTCCGACACCCTGGTGCGGCTGGAGCTGGCGTGGACTCCTGGGGCTGATGCAGAGGAGGCCGTACGGGCGGTCCGGGGGATTCCGGAGGTGGTGCGGGTGGGAAGCGCCGAGGATGCGGCCAGCGGGCACACCCGCCTGGACCTCATCCTCCGGAACGAGGCGGCCATCGACCCTGTCTTCCGCCACCTGGCGGGGAACGGGGGGCGGGTGCTGAGCTTCTCCAAGGCCGAACCCACCCTGGAAGACGTCTTTCTGAAGCTGGTGGGCCGGCGGCTGACCGAGGGGACGCCCGGGAGCCCGAGCGGGACCAGGAACGGACAAGGGACCGGAGATCTCGCATCGGGTAGCAGTGGGGCGACCGTTGCCGGGGCCGGCGAAGCGGCCTCTTCTGCCGACGGCGAGGCCCCCGGAACCGAGCGGGACCAGGAGACGGCGCGAGCGGAAGGAGGATGGCCCACGTGA
- a CDS encoding helix-turn-helix transcriptional regulator: protein MTKGDRLAAILIVLQSRDLVRAEDLARRFEVSVRTIYRDVEALSEAGVPVMAIPGTGGGYRLMEGYRLPPLTFTAEEALALLLAQVALSQMGEGPFSEAGRRAMERILAAMPVHVRDGVVSMERLMAVRSEGRLRQRERAWLAQLLAAVWTRRRVRLRYRKVLADEAEWRKVDPYGIAFGYGRWYVPGYCHLRRDTRTFRLDRIEAVELEDETYEVPPDFRMEVWAEAFFSMPERARVAAAIRLTDKETAKRAANDRLFDGPPTREGGAWITTVSYPAEETDWVAERLLGYAGAAVVESPPELREAVVRLGRAAVAAHEDSGAPAPAGHASVEAG from the coding sequence ATGACCAAGGGTGACCGCCTGGCTGCGATCCTGATCGTGCTCCAGTCCCGGGACCTGGTGCGGGCCGAAGACCTCGCGCGGCGCTTCGAGGTCTCCGTCCGCACCATCTACCGCGACGTGGAGGCCCTCAGTGAGGCCGGGGTCCCGGTGATGGCCATCCCAGGCACCGGCGGTGGCTACCGCCTCATGGAGGGCTACCGCCTGCCTCCGCTCACCTTCACCGCCGAGGAGGCGCTGGCACTCCTTCTGGCCCAGGTGGCCCTCTCGCAGATGGGGGAGGGCCCCTTCAGCGAGGCGGGACGCCGGGCCATGGAGCGGATCCTGGCGGCAATGCCGGTCCACGTACGGGACGGCGTCGTCTCCATGGAGCGGTTGATGGCCGTCCGCAGCGAGGGACGGTTGCGCCAGCGGGAGCGGGCCTGGCTGGCCCAGCTTCTGGCCGCTGTGTGGACCCGACGCCGGGTGCGGCTCCGCTACCGCAAGGTCCTGGCCGACGAGGCCGAGTGGCGCAAGGTGGACCCCTACGGGATCGCCTTCGGGTACGGGCGCTGGTACGTGCCGGGCTACTGCCACTTGCGCCGGGACACCCGCACCTTCCGGTTGGACCGCATCGAAGCCGTGGAGCTGGAAGACGAGACCTACGAGGTACCGCCGGACTTCCGCATGGAGGTCTGGGCCGAGGCTTTCTTCTCCATGCCTGAACGGGCCAGAGTGGCCGCCGCCATCCGCCTGACAGACAAGGAGACCGCCAAACGGGCTGCGAACGACCGGCTCTTCGACGGCCCGCCCACGCGAGAGGGCGGCGCCTGGATCACAACCGTCTCCTACCCTGCCGAGGAGACCGATTGGGTGGCCGAGCGCCTCCTGGGATACGCCGGCGCTGCCGTGGTGGAGAGCCCTCCCGAGCTGCGGGAGGCGGTGGTGAGGCTCGGACGGGCGGCGGTGGCGGCGCACGAGGACTCGGGCGCGCCAGCGCCCGCCGGTCATGCCTCAGTGGAGGCGGGATGA
- a CDS encoding DUF433 domain-containing protein, with amino-acid sequence MNEVDLMDRIVVDPGIFGGKPIIRGLRVAVEHILGMLAAGETSERIVKEYPFLEREDIQACLLFAHRAVSGEHVRERLASGAR; translated from the coding sequence ATGAACGAGGTCGATCTCATGGACCGCATCGTCGTGGATCCGGGGATCTTCGGCGGAAAACCCATCATTCGCGGCCTGCGCGTCGCCGTCGAGCATATCCTCGGAATGCTTGCTGCCGGCGAGACGTCTGAGCGTATCGTGAAGGAGTATCCGTTCCTCGAACGGGAAGACATTCAAGCCTGCCTTCTCTTCGCGCACAGAGCGGTGTCCGGCGAGCACGTTCGGGAACGCTTGGCGTCTGGCGCCAGGTAG
- a CDS encoding ABC transporter permease: MNTEAYAPTEPRMDRVERRAPRPGLVELLTLNLRATWGRAYVRVVGASRELSWLVFEVTLPVLGTAAYVYVYRGLNAPPEFVGFVLLGGAMTAFWMNVLWSMASQLFWEKESSNLEAFFLAPCSRMAILVGMAAGGMYLSLVRAVSILVLGSLLFGVRFPRVEWVPVVGAFVLALLALYGLGMLLASLYLVFGREAWHVSNLLQEPIYLLSGFYFPVRALGPWVGLAASLIPLTFGLDAMRQLIWAEGAMGLLPVGTELAVLGAEAVVFLLAAYKALHVMERMAVREGRLTLKWQ; encoded by the coding sequence GTGAATACCGAGGCATACGCCCCCACGGAGCCGCGGATGGATCGGGTGGAGCGCCGCGCGCCCCGCCCCGGACTGGTGGAGCTGCTAACCCTCAACCTGCGGGCCACGTGGGGCCGGGCCTACGTGAGGGTGGTGGGAGCGAGCCGGGAGCTCTCCTGGCTCGTCTTCGAGGTGACGCTGCCCGTGCTCGGCACGGCGGCCTACGTCTACGTCTACCGCGGGCTCAACGCGCCGCCCGAGTTCGTGGGCTTCGTGCTCCTGGGCGGAGCGATGACCGCCTTCTGGATGAACGTGCTCTGGTCCATGGCGAGCCAGCTCTTCTGGGAGAAGGAGAGCAGCAACCTGGAGGCCTTCTTCCTGGCCCCGTGCTCGCGCATGGCGATCCTGGTCGGCATGGCGGCGGGGGGTATGTACCTGAGCCTGGTGAGGGCGGTGTCGATCCTGGTGCTGGGCAGCCTCCTCTTCGGGGTACGCTTCCCGCGGGTGGAGTGGGTGCCGGTGGTGGGCGCCTTCGTGCTGGCCCTGCTGGCCCTCTACGGCCTGGGGATGCTGCTGGCCTCCCTCTACCTGGTCTTCGGGCGGGAGGCCTGGCACGTCTCCAACCTGCTCCAGGAACCGATCTACCTGCTCTCGGGCTTCTACTTCCCGGTGCGGGCCCTGGGGCCGTGGGTGGGCCTGGCGGCCAGCCTCATTCCGCTCACCTTCGGGTTGGACGCGATGCGGCAGCTCATCTGGGCCGAGGGGGCCATGGGCCTGCTGCCGGTGGGAACGGAGCTGGCCGTGCTGGGGGCGGAGGCCGTGGTTTTCCTGCTGGCCGCCTACAAGGCCTTGCACGTCATGGAACGGATGGCCGTACGCGAGGGGAGGTTGACGCTGAAATGGCAGTAG
- a CDS encoding DUF5615 family PIN-like protein, whose product MKFLLDVCTCLKALEQSLVAGGHDVLAASRSHPDAADDGLLRIALEEDRVLITLDKDFGELVFVRKQLHPTIVRLVGMSVDEQVTAIQELLSSNPDDLAGPTIIVVSRDRVRVRRHP is encoded by the coding sequence ATGAAGTTCTTGCTCGATGTCTGCACATGTCTAAAGGCGCTCGAGCAGAGTCTGGTCGCCGGCGGTCATGATGTGCTCGCGGCAAGCAGATCCCACCCCGATGCGGCGGACGACGGGCTCCTTCGCATCGCGCTCGAGGAAGACCGAGTGCTCATCACCCTGGACAAAGACTTCGGTGAGCTGGTCTTCGTGCGGAAGCAACTTCACCCCACCATCGTTCGCCTTGTCGGAATGAGCGTCGACGAACAGGTCACGGCGATTCAGGAGCTTCTCTCCAGCAACCCGGACGACTTGGCTGGACCTACGATCATCGTTGTGAGCCGTGATCGCGTGCGCGTCCGCAGACATCCGTAG
- a CDS encoding ABC transporter permease, which translates to MDELLTPDPRATGDQIVPDQKAPETYPRQGRPHPEPLAVWWPRLAWAALGKELRVSLLRYPGELVGLLLWPALFPLGYVFAARAAAGPQGEALGFFAARAGTGNVVAYVLLGATIWFLVNILLWDFGNRIRYQQVQGMLEVNWSTPVPTVLLVLTEGLPALLFLGGVLGISLLEYRFVYGMQISGSLGWMLATLAASLPYLYGLGLVFAAATAWVKEVAALVYVVRGLVMIFSGVTFPLEVLPGWMQQVAALLPPTYTIRAVRTAALTPGGWAAVADDVRALLVFGLVFLPLGLVALHAVERWVRRTGTLTSY; encoded by the coding sequence GTGGATGAGCTACTCACACCCGATCCGCGGGCGACCGGGGATCAGATCGTACCCGACCAGAAGGCACCCGAAACCTACCCGCGCCAGGGACGGCCGCACCCGGAGCCCCTCGCCGTCTGGTGGCCCCGCCTCGCGTGGGCGGCCCTGGGCAAGGAGCTCAGGGTCAGCCTCCTGCGCTACCCGGGGGAGCTGGTCGGCTTGCTGCTGTGGCCCGCGCTCTTTCCCCTGGGGTACGTCTTCGCCGCCCGGGCGGCCGCGGGACCCCAGGGCGAGGCCCTCGGGTTCTTCGCGGCCCGTGCCGGAACCGGAAACGTGGTGGCCTACGTGCTGCTGGGTGCCACCATCTGGTTTCTCGTCAACATCCTGCTGTGGGACTTCGGCAACCGCATCCGCTACCAACAGGTCCAGGGGATGCTGGAGGTGAACTGGTCCACGCCCGTGCCCACGGTGCTGCTGGTTCTCACCGAAGGCCTGCCCGCGCTCCTCTTCCTGGGAGGGGTGCTGGGTATCAGCCTCCTGGAGTACCGCTTCGTCTACGGCATGCAGATCTCGGGCAGCCTGGGGTGGATGCTGGCGACCCTGGCCGCCTCGCTGCCGTACCTCTACGGGCTGGGTCTCGTCTTCGCCGCGGCCACCGCGTGGGTCAAGGAGGTGGCGGCCCTGGTCTACGTGGTGCGGGGCCTGGTGATGATCTTCTCGGGCGTCACCTTCCCGCTCGAGGTGCTGCCCGGTTGGATGCAGCAGGTTGCGGCCCTCCTGCCGCCCACCTACACCATCCGGGCCGTTCGCACCGCGGCCCTTACCCCCGGCGGGTGGGCTGCCGTGGCCGACGACGTCCGCGCGCTCCTGGTCTTCGGGCTCGTCTTTCTGCCGCTGGGGCTCGTCGCGCTGCACGCCGTCGAGCGCTGGGTGCGCCGGACGGGAACGCTCACCAGCTACTGA
- a CDS encoding ABC transporter permease: MTWIRILGAQLVRVWLTLLRYPAQLVGYVVQPVAFLAPLVFLMRSFTVSGRAVGFEATTGTADTASFLLLGLLFDVLVSAAFWGFAFPIQTLRRQGVLEAEWVTPNAPWMLVVLGGIAQMTASLFMGVIAVLVGAGLFGFSWGQAPFLAGGIVALAAAGLFGFGIGYAGVVLLLREATQLTDAGSYATTTLSGSQFPVKVLPPALRVLALALPTTYGLDALRVFWLGTEPLVPTGWAAVLVAGAAAVSLLAGIWFFSRAEMLVKRRGTLGQF, from the coding sequence GTGACGTGGATCCGGATCCTCGGGGCGCAGCTCGTGCGGGTGTGGCTCACCCTCCTGCGGTACCCCGCCCAGCTCGTGGGGTACGTGGTCCAGCCCGTCGCCTTCCTGGCGCCGCTGGTCTTCCTCATGCGTTCCTTCACCGTCTCAGGGAGGGCCGTGGGATTCGAGGCGACCACGGGAACGGCCGATACGGCCTCTTTCCTGCTGCTGGGATTGCTCTTCGATGTGCTGGTGTCGGCCGCGTTCTGGGGGTTTGCCTTTCCTATCCAGACCCTGCGCCGCCAGGGGGTGCTGGAGGCCGAGTGGGTGACGCCCAACGCCCCCTGGATGCTGGTGGTGCTGGGAGGCATCGCCCAGATGACCGCCAGCCTGTTCATGGGCGTGATCGCGGTCCTGGTGGGGGCCGGGCTGTTCGGCTTCAGCTGGGGGCAAGCGCCGTTTCTGGCCGGCGGCATCGTGGCCCTGGCCGCCGCGGGGCTCTTCGGGTTCGGCATCGGCTACGCCGGCGTGGTGCTGCTCCTGCGTGAGGCCACCCAGCTCACCGATGCGGGAAGCTATGCCACCACCACGCTCTCGGGGTCCCAGTTCCCCGTGAAGGTCCTTCCGCCCGCGCTCCGGGTACTGGCCCTGGCCCTGCCCACCACCTACGGGTTGGATGCCCTCCGGGTCTTCTGGCTGGGAACGGAGCCGCTGGTGCCCACAGGGTGGGCGGCGGTGCTGGTGGCCGGCGCGGCCGCGGTCTCCCTCCTGGCCGGCATCTGGTTCTTCAGCCGGGCCGAGATGCTGGTGAAGCGCCGGGGCACCCTGGGGCAGTTCTAG
- a CDS encoding ABC transporter ATP-binding protein has translation MLEAVDLRKTFPPPLRGWRRRPVGEATVAVDGVSFRVGPGEVVGLLGPNGAGKTTAVRMLATLILPTSGTARVRGIDVVRRPLEARAHLGVMLGGERTTYWKLTGRENLGYFGTLYRVPPAVLRQRISEILRRFDLEEKADQLVERYSSGMKQRLALARAMLPDPPVLLLDEPTVGLDPRAARSLRDLIAELRADGRAVLLTTHNMQEADELSDRVLIIDRGRIIAEGTPQALKSRLRRSAVVRLELQGPDGEDPAGWAASLGLAGVERMASHRDEAGGVWELSLAARTPQNGEPPTELALAPIVAEAERRGLRVVRAGQETPTLESVFLALTGRRLGEGAEARG, from the coding sequence TTGCTGGAGGCCGTGGACCTGCGAAAAACCTTCCCGCCGCCCCTCCGGGGCTGGCGCCGGCGTCCGGTGGGAGAGGCCACCGTGGCCGTGGACGGCGTGAGCTTTAGGGTGGGGCCGGGCGAGGTGGTGGGCCTGTTGGGTCCCAACGGGGCCGGCAAGACCACCGCCGTGCGCATGCTGGCCACCCTCATCCTGCCCACCTCGGGCACGGCCCGCGTTCGCGGGATCGACGTGGTGCGCCGGCCCCTGGAGGCCCGAGCCCACCTGGGGGTCATGCTGGGCGGCGAGCGGACCACCTACTGGAAGCTCACGGGCCGCGAGAACCTGGGCTACTTCGGCACCCTGTACCGGGTACCGCCCGCGGTGCTCCGCCAGCGCATCTCCGAGATCCTGCGCCGCTTCGACCTGGAGGAGAAGGCCGACCAGCTCGTGGAGCGCTACTCTTCTGGGATGAAGCAGCGCTTGGCCCTGGCCCGGGCCATGCTCCCGGACCCGCCCGTGCTCCTGCTGGACGAACCCACGGTGGGGCTGGACCCGCGGGCGGCCCGGTCCCTGAGGGACCTGATCGCGGAGCTGAGGGCCGACGGCCGGGCGGTACTCCTCACCACCCACAACATGCAGGAGGCCGACGAGCTCTCGGACCGGGTACTCATCATCGACCGGGGGCGGATCATCGCCGAGGGAACCCCCCAGGCGCTGAAGAGCCGGCTGCGGCGATCGGCGGTGGTCCGCCTGGAACTCCAGGGCCCGGACGGGGAGGACCCGGCCGGTTGGGCGGCCTCCCTTGGACTTGCGGGGGTGGAGCGGATGGCCTCCCATCGCGACGAGGCCGGCGGGGTTTGGGAGCTCAGCCTGGCGGCCCGGACGCCCCAGAACGGCGAGCCACCCACCGAGCTGGCCCTGGCACCCATCGTGGCCGAGGCGGAACGCCGGGGCCTGCGGGTGGTACGGGCCGGCCAGGAGACGCCCACCCTCGAGAGCGTCTTCCTGGCCCTGACCGGCCGGCGGCTGGGGGAGGGGGCCGAGGCCCGTGGATGA
- a CDS encoding DUF502 domain-containing protein encodes MHRIGRWLQRTFLAGVAVLLPLVLTAYVLWFAFTRLDHLLGGLVQGLAGRPLPGVGLVATLALTVLAGLVATNLLGRRLIQTGERLLERIPGIRSLYTGTKQIITSVILPEQRHFRRAVLIPYPRAGMYSLGFVTHEEVPPSLRAPGDLVSVYVPTTPNPTSGFVVLAPRSDCIELDLTVEEAFRTIISAGLVMPERSGSRPGAAPGGEPAPH; translated from the coding sequence GTGCACCGGATCGGTCGCTGGCTGCAAAGAACGTTCCTGGCGGGGGTGGCGGTGCTTCTCCCCCTCGTCCTGACCGCCTATGTCCTTTGGTTCGCCTTCACCCGCCTGGATCACCTGCTAGGTGGTCTGGTTCAGGGTCTCGCCGGCCGTCCCCTGCCGGGCGTGGGGCTGGTGGCGACCCTGGCCCTTACGGTCCTGGCCGGCCTCGTGGCCACGAACCTCCTGGGACGGAGGCTGATCCAGACGGGTGAGCGGCTCTTGGAGCGGATTCCTGGCATCCGCTCGCTCTACACGGGAACCAAGCAGATCATCACGTCGGTGATCCTGCCGGAGCAGCGCCACTTCCGGCGGGCGGTCCTCATCCCATACCCGCGGGCAGGCATGTACAGCCTCGGATTCGTGACCCACGAGGAGGTCCCGCCCAGCCTGCGAGCACCAGGGGATCTGGTTTCCGTCTACGTCCCCACCACGCCCAACCCCACGTCGGGCTTCGTGGTTCTGGCCCCACGCTCGGACTGCATCGAGCTGGACCTGACGGTGGAAGAGGCGTTCCGCACCATCATCTCCGCGGGCCTGGTGATGCCCGAGCGAAGCGGGTCGCGGCCCGGCGCGGCCCCCGGCGGGGAACCGGCGCCCCACTGA